One window from the genome of Mustela lutreola isolate mMusLut2 chromosome 11, mMusLut2.pri, whole genome shotgun sequence encodes:
- the RHBDD3 gene encoding rhomboid domain-containing protein 3: MRAQGPLSLPSLALPLASSVLMLLLGSLWLVGAGPSLALAPELLLDPWQAHRLLTHALGHTALPGLLLSLLLLPTLGWWQECHLGTLRFLHASALLALAAGLMGVLLAGLGVSSAAGGCGYMPVHLAMLAGQGHHPRQPQGVLPPWLLPWLLLALTPLLSSEPPFLQLFCGLLAGLAYAAGAFRWLELSERRLQALQEGVLCRALAGGWPLRLLPTPGIPAELPLTHPAGVRPPTPGPLYMASPSLWALSEGSALLPPGLGPVQPAWEVSSEVGLAWAGPTFPPGTPLWAALDEQLLQEGIEASLLEGQRPESPLRLPKSSVSSLRLQQLERMGFPTEQAVVALAATGRVEGAVSLLVGGEVGTEALVTQGRGGPAHPEGPGPP; this comes from the exons ATGCGTGCCCAAGGTCCCCTCAGCCTACCGTCCCTGGCGCTGCCTCTTGCCTCCTCCGTCCTGATGCTGCTGCTGGGCAGCCTGTGGCTGGTGGGGGCTGGGCCCAGCCTTGCCCTGGCCCCCGAGCTGCTGCTGGACCCTTGGCAGG caCACCGGCTGCTGACCCATGCCTTGGGCCACACGGCCCTACCTGGCCTGCTCCTGAGCCTGCTGCTCCTGCCCACTCTGGGCTGGTGGCAGGAGTGCCACCTGGGAACTCTGCGGTTCCTGCATGCCTCTGCCCTGCTCGCCCTAGCTGCTGGGCTCATGGGGGTGCTGCTGGCGGGCCTTGGGGTGTCCAGTGCAGCTGGCGGCTGCGGCTACATGCCCGTCCACCTGGCCATGCTGGCAGGGCAGGGTCACCACCCTCGCCAGCCCCAGGGGGTCCTGCCACCGTGGCTCCTGCCATGGCTCCTGCTGGCCTTGACACCACTGCTCAGCTCCGAGCCGCCCTTCCTGCAGCTCTTCTGTGGCCTTCTTGCCGGCCTGGCCT ATGCAGCAGGGGCCTTCCGGTGGCTGGAGCTGTCAGAGCGGCGGCTGCAAGCACTACAGGAGGGCGTCTTGTGCAGGGCACTGGCTGGGGGCTGGCCGCTCCGACTCCTTCCTACCCCAGGCATCCCAGCTGAGCTGCCGCTCACCCATCCTGCCGGAGTGAG gCCTCCCACCCCCGGACCTCTTTACATGGCCTCCCCTAGCCTCTGGGCCCTCAGTGAAGGCTCAGCCCTGCTCCCGCCAGGCCTGGGGCCTGTGCAGCCAGCCTGGGAGGTCTCCTCAGAGGTGGGCCTGGCCTGGGCCGGGCCCACCTTCCCCCCAGGGACCCCACTGTGGGCAGCCCTGGATGAGCAGCTGCTTCAGGAGGGGATCGAGGCCTCACTCCTCGAGGGGCAGCGTCCTGAGAGCCCACTCCGGCTGCCCAAGTCATCCGTCTCCTCTCTGCG GCTGCAGCAGCTGGAGCGCATGGGCTTCCCCACAGAACAGGCAGTGGTGGCCCTGGCAGCCACTGGCCGAGTGGAGGGTGCCGTGTCACTGCtggttgggggggaggtgggcACCGAGGCCCTGGTGACTCAAGGGAGGGGCGGGCCCGCTCACCCTGAGGGTCCTGGTCCTCCCTAG